From the genome of Phytohabitans rumicis, one region includes:
- a CDS encoding FG-GAP repeat domain-containing protein → MFGFTIECGHSFQPAWSEAEEVIREVSAGLIALSLEVAAGAGGPVEAVRGADIALVRQTPGWASIPVAFANGDGTWRVTNGSAPDFISDWAHQPGVRVIPGDFNGNGSTDIALVRQTPGWASIPIAFAQGDGSWKITNGGAPNFIPDWAHQPGVRLVPGDFNGNGLTDIALVRQTPGWASIPVAFAQGDGSWAVTNGASPNFVADWAHQPGVRLIAGDFNGNGLTDIALVRQTPGWGSIPIAFAQGDGSWAVTNGAAPNFIPDWAHQPGVRLIAGDFNGNGLTDIALVRQTPGWASIPIAFAQGDGSWAVTNGPAPDFISDWAHQPGVRLIAADFNGNGLTDIALVRQTPGWASIPIAFANGDGTWTVTNGPAPDFIPAWAHQPGVRVVAGDFNGNGLTDLALVRQTPGWASIPVAFAQGDGTWKVTNGAAPDFIPDWAHQPGVRLVPGDYHG, encoded by the coding sequence GTGTTCGGCTTCACCATCGAGTGTGGACACTCGTTCCAGCCGGCGTGGTCCGAGGCCGAGGAGGTCATCCGGGAGGTGTCCGCCGGGCTGATCGCGCTCAGCCTGGAGGTCGCCGCCGGTGCGGGCGGCCCGGTCGAGGCGGTGCGCGGCGCGGACATCGCCCTGGTCCGGCAGACGCCGGGCTGGGCGTCGATCCCGGTGGCGTTCGCCAACGGGGACGGCACGTGGCGGGTCACCAACGGCAGCGCGCCGGACTTCATCTCCGACTGGGCGCATCAGCCGGGCGTCCGGGTCATCCCGGGCGACTTCAACGGGAACGGCTCGACCGACATCGCGCTGGTCCGCCAGACGCCCGGGTGGGCCTCCATTCCGATCGCGTTCGCGCAAGGCGATGGCTCCTGGAAGATCACCAACGGCGGCGCGCCGAACTTCATCCCGGACTGGGCGCACCAGCCCGGTGTGCGGCTGGTTCCCGGTGATTTCAACGGGAACGGGTTGACGGACATCGCGTTGGTGCGGCAGACGCCGGGGTGGGCGTCGATCCCGGTGGCGTTCGCGCAGGGGGACGGCTCGTGGGCGGTCACCAATGGCGCCTCGCCGAACTTCGTTGCGGATTGGGCGCATCAGCCGGGTGTGCGGCTGATCGCCGGTGATTTCAACGGGAACGGGTTGACGGACATCGCGTTGGTGCGGCAGACGCCCGGGTGGGGCAGCATTCCCATCGCGTTCGCGCAAGGGGACGGCTCGTGGGCCGTCACCAACGGCGCCGCGCCGAACTTCATCCCGGACTGGGCACATCAGCCGGGTGTGCGGCTGATCGCCGGTGATTTCAACGGGAACGGCCTGACGGACATCGCGTTGGTGCGGCAGACGCCCGGCTGGGCGTCGATTCCGATCGCGTTCGCGCAGGGGGACGGCTCCTGGGCGGTCACGAACGGCCCGGCGCCGGACTTCATCTCCGACTGGGCCCATCAGCCCGGTGTGCGGCTGATCGCCGCTGATTTCAACGGGAACGGGCTGACCGACATCGCGTTGGTGCGCCAGACGCCCGGCTGGGCGTCGATCCCGATCGCGTTCGCCAACGGGGACGGCACCTGGACGGTGACGAACGGTCCGGCGCCGGACTTCATCCCGGCGTGGGCACACCAGCCGGGTGTACGCGTCGTCGCGGGCGACTTCAACGGGAACGGCCTGACCGATCTCGCCCTCGTCCGGCAGACGCCGGGGTGGGCGTCGATCCCGGTGGCGTTCGCGCAGGGCGACGGGACGTGGAAGGTCACGAACGGCGCCGCGCCGGACTTCATCCCGGACTGGGCGCACCAGCCCGGCGTGCGGCTGGTCCCCGGCGACTACCACGGTTAG
- a CDS encoding M14 family zinc carboxypeptidase: MAYLNVTEIESAVAALAAAYPATAELIACPNATHESRQTHMLRVGASSGPAPEAILVLGGVHAREWVPPDALVSLAADLLEAYELGTGLRYGGKQFTADEVRRAMETVDLFVYPCVNPDGRHHSQTADPMWRKNRRPHPNGGGCVGVDINRNFDFLWDHLAKFAADSGVNTSANACDRNVYRGPSVASEPETRNVTWALDTYPRIQWLVDVHSAVPVILHSWGSDQNQTARPDQTFRNGAFDTVRGRANDTVYGEYIAAGDLNRCATISQRMNDAVKGVRGDDYGVEQAFGLYPTSGRATTSRSAGI; encoded by the coding sequence GTGGCCTACCTCAACGTGACCGAGATCGAGTCGGCGGTGGCCGCCCTGGCGGCGGCCTACCCGGCGACGGCCGAGCTGATCGCCTGCCCAAACGCCACGCACGAGTCGCGGCAGACGCACATGCTGCGCGTCGGCGCGTCCAGCGGCCCCGCGCCGGAGGCGATCCTGGTGCTGGGCGGCGTGCACGCCCGGGAGTGGGTGCCGCCGGACGCGCTCGTATCGCTGGCGGCCGACCTGCTCGAGGCGTACGAACTGGGCACCGGGCTGCGGTACGGCGGCAAGCAGTTCACCGCGGACGAGGTGCGGCGGGCCATGGAGACCGTCGACCTGTTCGTCTACCCGTGTGTGAACCCGGACGGCCGCCACCACAGCCAGACCGCCGACCCGATGTGGCGCAAGAACCGCCGGCCGCACCCGAACGGCGGCGGCTGCGTCGGCGTCGACATCAACCGCAACTTCGACTTCCTCTGGGACCACCTCGCGAAGTTCGCCGCCGACTCGGGCGTCAACACGTCGGCGAACGCCTGCGACCGGAACGTCTACCGTGGACCCTCGGTCGCGTCCGAGCCGGAGACCAGAAACGTGACGTGGGCGCTCGACACGTACCCGCGCATCCAGTGGCTGGTCGACGTGCACAGCGCCGTGCCGGTGATCCTCCACTCGTGGGGGAGCGACCAGAACCAGACCGCCCGGCCGGATCAGACGTTCCGCAACGGCGCGTTCGACACGGTGCGCGGGCGGGCCAACGACACGGTCTACGGCGAGTACATCGCCGCCGGCGACCTCAACCGCTGCGCCACGATCAGCCAGCGGATGAACGACGCGGTGAAGGGCGTCCGCGGCGACGACTACGGCGTGGAGCAGGCGTTCGGGCTGTACCCGACGTCGGGGCGAGCGACGACTTCGCGTTCAGCCGGCATTTAG
- a CDS encoding FG-GAP repeat domain-containing protein, with the protein MRLIAGDFNGNGLTDIALVRQTPGWATIPIAFANGDGTWTVTNAPAPDFITDWAHQPGVRIVAGDFNGNGLTDIALVRQTPGWASIPVAFAQGDGSWKITNGGAPDFIPTWAHQPGVRLVPGDFNGNGLTDIALVRQTPGWASIPVAFANGDGSWKITNGGAPDFIPTWAHQPGVRLVPGDYHG; encoded by the coding sequence GTGCGGCTGATCGCGGGTGATTTCAACGGCAACGGCCTGACGGACATCGCGCTCGTCCGGCAGACGCCGGGCTGGGCGACCATCCCGATCGCGTTCGCGAACGGCGACGGCACGTGGACCGTGACGAACGCGCCCGCGCCGGACTTCATCACCGACTGGGCGCACCAGCCGGGTGTGCGCATCGTCGCCGGTGACTTCAACGGGAACGGGTTGACCGACATCGCGCTGGTGCGGCAGACGCCGGGCTGGGCGTCGATCCCGGTGGCGTTCGCGCAAGGGGACGGCAGCTGGAAGATCACGAACGGCGGCGCGCCGGACTTCATCCCGACGTGGGCGCACCAGCCCGGCGTCCGCCTGGTGCCCGGCGACTTCAACGGCAACGGGTTGACCGACATCGCGCTGGTGCGGCAGACGCCGGGCTGGGCGTCGATCCCGGTGGCGTTCGCCAACGGCGACGGCAGCTGGAAGATCACGAACGGCGGCGCGCCGGACTTCATCCCGACCTGGGCGCACCAGCCGGGCGTTCGGCTGGTCCCCGGCGACTACCACGGATGA
- a CDS encoding S8 family serine peptidase encodes MDREYYVRGERKTVEEIDNVVAVKAPSARDARATAASLGTVTDGRDVGVPDDTMEAFERARWVFVEPSADTTSRMSEAAPMPDTEDVGKLVRRPNGRFGIVTRRLNVQLSESLSAEEAEQVLAEHHLELRARLRFAPNLFVVETAAHPDALAASVDLSADERFTLAEPSLVEHVPQRFTPTDPRFAEQWQWRNTGQAGGTAGADVSAEEAWDQTRGAGIRVAVIDNGFNANHEDLQAAVLPTSGFFQNNDTFVQGTAGMPGSNHGTFCAGMVGARHSNGVGGCGAAPESELMLIACLGDQVGTQTTLAQAVAYAANPAMEVPGADPNTGADILVSSLGPNGADWDLTETLRLAIEFAAANGRGGRGLAIFWAASNGNNVNILQDEVVSHADVIAVVRSTRFDLEDNAARGPEVELIAPGVAVVSTNTNGYGPSTGTSFAAPCAAGCAALALSMNPALTRDELRQIMRDTAEKIGGVAYDANGHNDDYGFGRVNALLAVQAAAASVSVVQGRDIALVRQTPGWASIPVAFSNGDGSWRITNGGAPNFIPDWAHQPGVRVVQGDFNGNGSTDIALVRQTPGWASIPVAFAQGDGSWSITNGAAPNFIPDWAHQPGVRVVPGDFNGNGLTDIALVRQTPGWGSIPVAFAQGDGSWSITNGAAPNFIPDWAHQPGVRLIAGDFNGNGLTDIALVRQTPGWGSIPVAFAQGTVRGRSPMVRRRTSFRTGRISRVCG; translated from the coding sequence ATGGATCGCGAATACTACGTGCGCGGAGAGCGCAAGACCGTAGAGGAAATCGACAATGTGGTGGCCGTCAAGGCCCCGTCGGCCCGCGACGCCCGCGCCACGGCGGCCTCGCTGGGCACCGTCACCGACGGTCGGGACGTCGGCGTACCGGACGACACGATGGAGGCGTTCGAGCGCGCGCGGTGGGTCTTCGTCGAGCCGTCGGCCGACACGACGAGCCGGATGAGCGAGGCGGCGCCGATGCCCGACACCGAGGACGTCGGCAAGCTGGTACGCCGGCCGAACGGGCGGTTCGGCATCGTGACGCGCCGGCTCAACGTGCAGCTCAGCGAGAGCCTGTCGGCGGAGGAGGCCGAGCAGGTCCTGGCCGAGCACCACCTGGAGCTGCGGGCCCGGCTGCGGTTCGCGCCCAACCTGTTCGTGGTCGAGACCGCGGCGCACCCGGACGCGCTGGCCGCGTCGGTCGACCTCAGTGCGGACGAGCGCTTCACGCTGGCCGAGCCGAGCCTGGTCGAGCACGTCCCGCAGCGCTTCACGCCGACCGACCCGCGCTTCGCGGAGCAGTGGCAGTGGCGCAACACCGGCCAGGCCGGCGGCACCGCGGGCGCCGACGTGAGCGCCGAGGAGGCGTGGGACCAGACCCGCGGCGCCGGCATCCGGGTGGCCGTCATCGACAACGGGTTCAACGCCAACCACGAGGACCTGCAGGCCGCCGTGCTGCCGACCTCCGGCTTCTTCCAGAACAACGACACCTTCGTGCAGGGCACCGCCGGCATGCCGGGCAGCAACCACGGCACGTTCTGCGCCGGCATGGTGGGCGCGCGGCACAGCAACGGGGTCGGCGGCTGCGGCGCGGCTCCGGAGTCCGAGCTGATGCTGATCGCGTGCCTCGGCGACCAGGTCGGCACGCAGACCACGCTGGCGCAGGCCGTGGCGTACGCGGCCAACCCGGCCATGGAGGTGCCCGGCGCCGACCCGAACACCGGCGCGGACATCCTGGTCAGCAGCCTCGGGCCCAATGGGGCGGACTGGGACCTGACCGAGACGCTGCGCCTGGCGATCGAGTTCGCCGCGGCGAACGGCCGGGGCGGCCGGGGCCTGGCGATCTTCTGGGCGGCCAGCAACGGCAACAACGTCAACATCCTGCAGGACGAGGTGGTCTCGCACGCCGACGTCATCGCGGTCGTCCGGTCCACCCGGTTCGACCTGGAAGACAATGCCGCGCGCGGGCCCGAGGTCGAGCTCATCGCGCCCGGCGTCGCCGTCGTCAGCACCAACACCAACGGGTACGGCCCGAGCACCGGCACCAGCTTCGCCGCTCCCTGCGCGGCCGGGTGCGCCGCGCTGGCCCTCTCGATGAACCCGGCGCTCACCAGGGACGAACTGCGCCAGATCATGCGCGACACGGCCGAGAAGATCGGCGGCGTCGCCTACGACGCGAACGGGCACAACGACGACTACGGCTTCGGCCGCGTCAACGCGCTGCTGGCCGTCCAGGCGGCCGCCGCCAGCGTGTCGGTCGTGCAGGGCCGGGACATCGCGCTGGTCCGGCAGACGCCGGGCTGGGCGTCGATCCCGGTGGCGTTCTCCAACGGCGACGGCAGCTGGCGGATCACCAACGGCGGCGCGCCGAACTTCATCCCGGACTGGGCGCACCAGCCGGGCGTCCGGGTGGTTCAGGGCGACTTCAACGGGAACGGCTCGACCGACATCGCGCTGGTGCGCCAGACGCCGGGGTGGGCTTCGATTCCGGTGGCGTTCGCGCAGGGGGATGGTTCGTGGTCGATCACGAATGGTGCGGCGCCGAACTTCATTCCGGACTGGGCGCATCAGCCGGGTGTGCGGGTGGTCCCGGGTGATTTCAACGGGAACGGGTTGACGGATATCGCGTTGGTGCGTCAGACGCCGGGCTGGGGCAGCATTCCGGTGGCGTTCGCGCAGGGGGATGGTTCGTGGTCGATCACGAATGGTGCGGCGCCGAACTTCATTCCGGACTGGGCGCATCAGCCGGGTGTGCGGCTGATCGCGGGTGATTTCAACGGGAACGGGTTGACGGATATCGCGTTGGTGCGCCAGACGCCGGGCTGGGGCAGCATTCCGGTGGCGTTCGCGCAGGGGACGGTTCGTGGTCGATCACCAATGGTGCGGCGCCGAACTTCATTCCGGACTGGGCGCATCAGCCGGGTGTGCGGCTGA
- a CDS encoding OsmC family protein, whose protein sequence is MAGESLRTVEIERTVVGRHVVRNVRGGELSVGQGKDADFTPVELLLAAIGACTALDVDVLVSRRAEPTAFAVRVTGDKVRDEAGGNLMTNLAFEFTVTFPEGEAGDQAREALPRAIRMSHDRLCVVSRTVELGTPISTGPL, encoded by the coding sequence ATGGCTGGGGAGAGCTTGCGCACCGTGGAGATCGAACGGACCGTGGTCGGCCGGCACGTCGTACGCAATGTGCGCGGCGGCGAACTATCGGTCGGCCAGGGCAAGGACGCCGACTTCACGCCCGTCGAGCTGCTCTTGGCGGCCATCGGCGCGTGCACGGCGCTCGATGTGGACGTGCTGGTCAGCCGGCGCGCCGAGCCCACCGCGTTCGCGGTACGGGTGACCGGTGACAAGGTGCGCGACGAGGCCGGCGGCAACCTGATGACCAACCTGGCGTTCGAGTTCACCGTGACGTTCCCCGAGGGCGAGGCCGGCGACCAGGCCCGGGAGGCCCTGCCCCGCGCCATCCGGATGTCCCACGACCGCCTCTGCGTCGTCTCCCGCACGGTCGAGCTCGGCACGCCCATCTCGACCGGGCCGCTCTAG
- a CDS encoding helix-turn-helix domain-containing protein, protein MQGLLLRLAELDADAENAVRVIAYFDELVRHHADAVTVLRAAVVVARCPAGLRDPADGQHLRMATDGRRTRIEAPPPTAATRTLDESGLLVWLERDGAPQPLDAIILERFAVAAEVAVDRARGHAPAIDDPALVELVLAAGTGPAERGRALRLLGLRPDVPLRVLAAPGGAAERIVKDLVRAGRLARGAELGDAAAVLTTGAPLADVGDVGPLGVGPAVPPDAAGRSWAGARAALRLASGTVVVWDDLGPLALVAEHVPDSAIGDLEEVRRLEALAGTAPGREAIAALEALCAHGSLRRAAEAVHLHHSSMAARIARAQAALGYVVDAPAGRQRAYLALRLWSMWRARRP, encoded by the coding sequence ATGCAGGGGCTGCTGCTGCGGCTGGCCGAACTGGACGCGGACGCCGAAAACGCCGTGCGGGTCATCGCGTACTTCGACGAGCTGGTGCGCCACCACGCCGACGCGGTGACGGTCCTGCGTGCCGCGGTGGTGGTCGCCCGCTGCCCGGCCGGCCTGCGCGACCCGGCGGACGGGCAGCACCTGCGCATGGCGACCGACGGCCGACGTACCCGGATCGAGGCGCCCCCGCCCACCGCCGCCACCCGGACGCTGGACGAGAGCGGCCTGCTGGTCTGGCTGGAACGCGACGGCGCGCCGCAGCCGCTCGACGCGATCATCCTGGAGCGCTTCGCGGTGGCCGCGGAGGTGGCCGTCGACCGGGCGCGCGGCCACGCCCCCGCGATCGACGACCCGGCGCTCGTCGAACTGGTGCTCGCGGCGGGCACCGGGCCCGCCGAGCGCGGGCGGGCGCTGCGCCTACTCGGCCTGCGTCCGGACGTCCCGCTCCGCGTGCTGGCCGCACCCGGCGGCGCCGCCGAGCGCATCGTGAAGGATCTGGTACGCGCCGGCCGCCTCGCCCGCGGTGCGGAACTGGGCGACGCCGCCGCCGTCCTCACCACCGGCGCCCCGTTGGCCGACGTAGGCGACGTGGGGCCGCTCGGGGTTGGCCCGGCCGTGCCCCCGGACGCAGCCGGACGCTCCTGGGCCGGTGCGCGGGCCGCGCTGCGCCTGGCCTCGGGGACAGTGGTCGTCTGGGACGACCTCGGCCCGCTGGCGCTGGTCGCCGAGCACGTCCCGGACTCGGCGATCGGCGATCTCGAGGAGGTACGCCGGCTGGAGGCGCTCGCCGGCACCGCGCCCGGCCGGGAGGCGATCGCCGCACTGGAGGCGCTCTGCGCGCACGGGTCGCTTCGGCGGGCGGCGGAGGCCGTACACCTGCATCACAGCTCGATGGCCGCGCGGATCGCGCGGGCACAGGCGGCCCTGGGATACGTGGTGGACGCCCCCGCCGGACGGCAGCGGGCCTACCTGGCATTGCGCCTGTGGTCCATGTGGCGCGCCCGCCGACCGTGA
- a CDS encoding alpha/beta hydrolase, translating to MPVHPNLDAELAAIVAAGAMPPVDFAGLTVADIPELRVQMDAMLAAMGEPPADDRVVTEDRLIPGPDGDPDIKVRIYRPAGLPSPAPVVYWIHGGGMILGDLRTGENVVVDLACEVGCAVVSVEYRLAPEHPDPAPVEDCYAGLVWVAKNAAELGFDPDRIAVAGGSAGGGLAAGTALLARDRGGPALAMQMLIYPMLDDGNDSPSAREFSGEWPSWNWEASELGWNALLGERRGTEAVSPYAAPARAADLTALPRTYIDVTELEVFRDECYAYARRLSEAGVSTEFHVYPGVFHAWEMLAPETALARQAHDLRVAALRRWLTRQP from the coding sequence ATGCCGGTCCACCCCAACCTCGACGCCGAACTCGCCGCCATCGTGGCGGCGGGCGCCATGCCGCCGGTCGACTTCGCCGGCCTCACCGTCGCCGACATCCCCGAGCTGCGGGTGCAGATGGACGCGATGCTGGCCGCGATGGGCGAGCCGCCGGCCGACGACCGGGTGGTCACCGAGGATCGCCTGATCCCGGGACCGGACGGCGATCCGGACATCAAGGTACGGATCTACCGGCCGGCCGGGCTGCCCTCGCCTGCGCCCGTCGTGTACTGGATCCACGGCGGCGGCATGATCCTCGGCGACCTGCGCACCGGCGAGAACGTCGTGGTCGACCTGGCGTGCGAGGTGGGCTGCGCGGTCGTCTCGGTGGAGTACCGGCTGGCCCCGGAACACCCCGACCCGGCCCCGGTCGAGGACTGCTACGCCGGCCTGGTGTGGGTCGCCAAGAACGCCGCCGAGCTGGGCTTCGACCCGGACAGGATCGCGGTGGCCGGCGGCAGCGCCGGGGGCGGCCTCGCCGCGGGTACGGCGTTGCTGGCCCGCGACCGCGGCGGCCCGGCCCTGGCGATGCAGATGTTGATCTACCCGATGCTGGACGACGGCAACGACAGCCCGTCCGCCCGGGAGTTCTCCGGCGAGTGGCCGAGCTGGAACTGGGAAGCCAGCGAGCTGGGCTGGAACGCCCTGCTCGGCGAGCGCCGGGGCACCGAGGCCGTGTCGCCGTACGCCGCGCCGGCCCGCGCCGCCGACCTCACCGCGCTGCCACGTACGTACATCGACGTCACCGAGCTGGAGGTCTTCCGGGACGAGTGCTACGCGTACGCCCGGCGGCTGTCCGAGGCCGGCGTGTCGACCGAGTTCCACGTCTACCCGGGCGTGTTTCACGCCTGGGAGATGCTCGCCCCCGAGACGGCGCTGGCCCGACAGGCCCACGACCTGCGAGTGGCAGCGCTGCGCCGCTGGCTCACCCGCCAACCGTAA
- a CDS encoding alpha/beta hydrolase family protein has translation MRVLVAALVAAGSMVVVGGSAQAEPPRPPTEGSPLPPGWQIDGADLVWQASKRVPMGDAAVEFYAGDRLLGRPRAARDGRTFRLDLTALDQANLSTLEARAGGRRLDAPAGAPRSRSTTPAPLPAQAPLAAVDPGKPGPYKTVMGEYTLPGVRLPGFPAPVEMVGVVVAPKGASGKRPLALFLHGRHSTCYKGEESSGDWPCPRGWRSIPSHRGYLTAQRLLASQGYVTVSISANGINGQDYAAADGGAQARSSLVRQHLARWATWAGAGRAGAPGAVRTAPRADLSRVLLVGHSRGGEGVNRAAMDSLSPPPAAQDGYRGPVRWRIRGTVLIGPTIFGHNPAPTCPR, from the coding sequence ATGCGGGTGTTGGTGGCCGCCCTGGTGGCGGCGGGCTCCATGGTGGTTGTCGGTGGCTCGGCGCAGGCCGAGCCACCACGGCCGCCGACGGAGGGGAGCCCGCTGCCGCCAGGGTGGCAGATCGACGGGGCCGACCTCGTCTGGCAGGCGTCGAAACGGGTGCCGATGGGCGACGCGGCCGTCGAGTTCTACGCCGGGGACCGCCTGCTCGGGCGGCCCCGGGCGGCGCGGGACGGCCGCACGTTCCGGCTCGACCTGACGGCGCTCGACCAGGCGAATCTGTCCACGTTGGAGGCCCGCGCCGGCGGGCGCCGGCTGGACGCCCCGGCCGGGGCGCCGCGGTCGCGGTCCACGACGCCGGCCCCGCTGCCGGCCCAGGCCCCGCTGGCCGCGGTCGACCCCGGCAAGCCCGGCCCGTACAAGACGGTGATGGGGGAGTACACCCTGCCCGGGGTACGGCTGCCCGGCTTCCCCGCGCCGGTCGAGATGGTCGGCGTCGTGGTCGCCCCGAAGGGCGCGAGCGGCAAGCGCCCGCTGGCGCTCTTCCTGCACGGCCGGCACTCCACCTGCTACAAGGGTGAGGAGAGCAGCGGCGACTGGCCGTGCCCCCGCGGGTGGCGGTCGATCCCCAGCCACCGCGGTTACCTGACGGCGCAGCGGCTGCTCGCCTCGCAGGGCTACGTCACCGTGTCGATCTCCGCGAACGGCATCAACGGGCAGGACTACGCGGCCGCCGACGGTGGCGCGCAGGCCCGCTCCTCGCTGGTCCGGCAGCACCTCGCCCGCTGGGCGACCTGGGCGGGCGCGGGCCGGGCGGGCGCGCCGGGCGCCGTCCGCACGGCGCCGCGGGCCGACCTGTCCCGCGTGCTGCTGGTCGGCCACTCGCGCGGCGGCGAGGGCGTCAACCGCGCGGCGATGGACAGCCTCAGCCCACCGCCGGCCGCCCAGGACGGCTACCGGGGCCCGGTCCGCTGGCGGATCCGCGGCACCGTCCTCATCGGACCGACCATCTTCGGGCACAACCCCGCCCCGACGTGCCCTCGCTGA
- a CDS encoding ABC transporter permease, with the protein MKPARLRPRDVVRVGSAGLRTRPMRVFLSALGIAIGISAMIAVVGISSSSRAELDRQLAALGTNLLTVAPGNTMMGDTATLPTESVSMISRIGPVQQVAAVGKVSGANVFRSDRIPVAQTGGMSVQAAHLDLLGTVGATLANGAWLNAATAKYPAVVLGSAAARRLGIGAAGQDVQVYAGNRWFTVVGILDPVPLAPELDSAALVGWPAAQSYLDFDGYPTTVYTRTADTAVEAVRGVLAATANPGAPNEVKVSRPSDALAARQATNRAFTGLLLGLGAVALLVGGVGVANTMVISVLERRPEIGLRRSLGATRGQIRLQFLAESLLLSALGGVGGVILGIAVTTLYSATQAWPAVVPAWATGGGVASTLLIGAIAGLYPAIRAARLAPTEALATP; encoded by the coding sequence GTGAAGCCGGCACGGTTGCGGCCGCGGGACGTCGTGCGGGTTGGCAGCGCGGGGCTGCGCACCCGGCCGATGCGGGTGTTCCTGTCCGCGCTGGGCATCGCGATCGGCATCTCCGCGATGATCGCCGTGGTGGGTATCTCGTCGTCGAGCCGGGCCGAGCTGGACCGCCAGCTCGCCGCGCTGGGCACCAACCTGCTGACGGTGGCGCCCGGCAACACGATGATGGGCGACACCGCGACGCTGCCCACCGAGTCGGTCTCGATGATCTCGCGGATCGGGCCGGTCCAGCAGGTCGCCGCGGTCGGAAAGGTCTCCGGCGCGAACGTCTTCCGCAGCGACCGGATCCCGGTGGCGCAGACCGGCGGCATGTCCGTGCAGGCGGCCCACCTCGACCTGCTCGGCACGGTCGGCGCCACCCTGGCGAACGGCGCCTGGCTGAACGCCGCGACCGCGAAGTACCCGGCCGTCGTGCTCGGGTCCGCCGCGGCCCGGCGGCTGGGCATCGGGGCGGCGGGGCAGGACGTCCAGGTGTACGCCGGCAACCGGTGGTTCACCGTGGTCGGCATCCTCGACCCGGTGCCGCTGGCGCCGGAGCTGGACTCGGCGGCGCTGGTGGGCTGGCCGGCGGCGCAGTCCTATCTGGACTTCGACGGCTACCCGACCACCGTCTACACGCGCACCGCGGACACCGCCGTCGAGGCCGTACGCGGCGTGCTGGCGGCGACCGCCAACCCGGGGGCGCCGAACGAGGTGAAGGTGTCCCGCCCGTCCGACGCGCTGGCCGCCCGCCAGGCGACCAACCGGGCGTTCACCGGGCTGCTGCTCGGCCTGGGCGCGGTCGCGCTGCTGGTCGGCGGCGTCGGGGTGGCCAACACCATGGTGATCTCGGTGCTGGAACGCCGTCCGGAGATCGGGCTGCGCCGCTCGCTCGGCGCCACCCGGGGCCAGATCCGGCTGCAGTTCCTGGCCGAGTCGCTGCTGCTGTCGGCGCTCGGCGGTGTCGGCGGGGTCATCCTCGGCATCGCGGTCACCACCCTGTACTCGGCCACTCAGGCGTGGCCGGCCGTGGTGCCCGCCTGGGCGACCGGCGGCGGCGTGGCGTCGACCCTGCTCATCGGCGCGATCGCGGGCCTGTACCCGGCGATCCGGGCCGCCCGCCTGGCCCCCACGGAGGCATTGGCGACGCCGTAG